The window TTTTGAAGGACAATGAGCGAGTAAAGAAGTCCTCAGGCGCTGGACGTAGCGACTGTGGCTTCAGCATCGGAGCCTGCGGTACTCATAATGCAGCAAGCCGTCTCGTTAAGGCCGGCGTGCGCATTACGAGAGAAGGCATGAATCTGGCTCGATTGCTCTTTCAGGACGGAGACAGGCACTTCACGGTAGAATCTCTGTTTGAAGAAGCGGATCTCCAAAACGCTCAGCTCTCCTTGTCTGAGATCGACGACACGCTTCAGCAGTTTACCAGCGCAGGGTTGGTGCGGCGATTGTCGATAGACGGGCAGAAGACCTGGTACGATACAAACACGACCGAGCATCATCATTTCTATTGTGAAGAGGATGATTGCATCGTCGACATCGAAGATGGCGAAGTGCTTATCGGTCAGATGCCGCCGATCCCCCATGGGATGGAAGTTGCCGGTGTTGAAGTGGTTGTTCGCCTCAGGCAACGTTGCAAGTGATCGAGTGGCCCAGTTTACGTTTTAATTGGGCCATATCCCGCTGAGCGCGTCCTCGCGCATCCGCTGGTTTGCCTTGGATGCGGAGTGCGAGAACTCTGAGCGACGCGTGGAACGCGACGCTAGCATTCGCAGATCATCGCAGTTTTAAGGCGCTTGATGGACGGCCCTCGGCAGTTGATGCTCCCGGGCCATCCACTATTCCAACGATATTCGGTCCGCCTGTAGACGGCCGTAGACACGCGTGAGAGCGGT is drawn from Hyphomicrobium methylovorum and contains these coding sequences:
- the irrA gene encoding iron response transcriptional regulator IrrA, whose amino-acid sequence is MDLLKDNERVKKSSGAGRSDCGFSIGACGTHNAASRLVKAGVRITREGMNLARLLFQDGDRHFTVESLFEEADLQNAQLSLSEIDDTLQQFTSAGLVRRLSIDGQKTWYDTNTTEHHHFYCEEDDCIVDIEDGEVLIGQMPPIPHGMEVAGVEVVVRLRQRCK